One part of the Plasmodium yoelii strain 17X genome assembly, chromosome: 13 genome encodes these proteins:
- a CDS encoding potassium channel K2, putative, protein MKTEFLSINDIFFLVKIGFKYVLALFNGFYLIRMVSHPNEYNIITNKMIFIGIGILLKIILIIIYWIYFMDIYILKKNCNKKIFGNIYCNSNKIIDNNISTTIIESDDFEYKKLIKKFFFKKMYYSLKKSHKIVELYMLKIYNSDFNCYFCNIRDILYAIIWYISLYYWRRDEYNILWSFNKIPIYIYNILLILLSSSYIDLVMIIISYNKSKYHMMKSKLLIDVFFSSPSAFFFSRHFFVLENGIDIYFLMGFLRIIKVFLNVSYAKTEQSYILTNTEIKVIRIILGVLLLCNAFASTLYTIQGIHPYNIDNHDLYYILNNYLDYFYFSIISISTVGYGDIIPTNKLSRVVCIFFIFWTFIWVPIQFNDLIISIFCKKETHGKLSMNNQKLILLIGDIQPEQLNTFFFESVAYGNKLKFHILTTYPINLYEEQIKIADNYCISIYIKNFDLNEKHNTNLLYSVNAQNAYYMFLFSNKFNNGHYNIDTKSFTRLLILAKFLHGEKKNAVIELRNKCVSNIVKSIGCEHFPIVNLKYSLIVKNLVCPGFITFLSNLFTAYDYNENPYYFNNSKYLHSFNFIAEFNKGSIAKIFSFAVHDNMIGLNFDKLFYKLYESLGILLIGIESSHMNNNHFVYSNKKRFNFFFENMDRSMIKGNRIRERTRRTGQIGGHKKLKFKLVYLCFLKRYLNSLSRNNCNNAKMVTILNGKKNNSKMNKPNKKIYLKEIPNLLEMLNNHVQHTKKSNLSTPMCNNGIKESYKEKNKKSYHYIIDTNNINVAYKNNIPEKGKKDRGGIYIDNKNTNDICIRTNESYKNNKLRNRRPKNGKPYLGILKNCNDELIHTKKMNNYYESYSNNSNINEICIPNKRNGKPKCYLNLLGKNYLMKENDKCIVLANSKKVINYLSKAKNLFWLFEINSTKIDKVTYDLKSIIKTKQCFNKIPTSNLVKNIPIMPNMKNKSIINKHDSKIMPMDYYDLFNAYKSFRVFPQKNYGITKNMLRVSYKENFNNGINNNRSISDRISDDRSNSSSLSKISMDKNTLSLTKISNENSHIYPNSNNNYTVNYEHSDQSFFKGCVNWGGCNNGNTSIRENAQNEVDVMNSVIKMEADKYTFEVNLNDTILVENDYNVLQKNNINNFASIKKSNSNSNNNNKCEQIKQLNNNLTFIKNEKKTKSNKKNTNDILERGKNGVAYSYLDAYQKYFVHSPKNKKLLLLINYTSNIIQLVKLINKTCKYNIIILTSEISSINIHHIYNVVFIKCKTMDDYSLLNAGLLQAEYILILPTEVNDINEINEIDMNNIILTRKITYLLKKKKKNYFINNIITELINPTNIIFLEENNMIKMTEKKSSYSDFFPYINSTQFYSSNIISETMLYNFMAHHKSFTKFPVSNNTLKCLIKDINIIYVCELRKYSDFSFKKIKTFRDLFLFLSKKCIIAIALYRKGDKHVPFYIYTKPCENCLIRFDDIVYVL, encoded by the coding sequence atgaaaactgAATTTCTTTctataaatgatatattttttttagtaaaaaTTGGTTTCAAATATGTCCTTGCTTTGTTTAACGGATTCTATTTAATAAGAATGGTGTCACATCCTAATgagtataatattattacaaacAAGATGATATTTATTGGAATAGgaatattattgaaaataatcttaataataatatattggatatattttatggatatttatatattaaaaaaaaactgtaataaaaaaatttttggGAATATTTATTgtaattcaaataaaataatagataaCAATATAAGTACAACAATAATAGAATCAGACGATTTTGAATATAAGAAATTGATTaagaaatttttttttaaaaaaatgtattattcattaaaaaaaagtcaCAAAATAGTGGAATTATATAtgctaaaaatatataatagcgATTTTAATTGCTATTTTTGCAACATACGAGATATATTGTATGCCATAATATGGTACATTAGCTTATATTATTGGAGAAGAgatgaatataatattttatggtcttttaacaaaatacctatatatatatataacatattacTAATActtttatcatcatcatatATTGATTTAGTTATGATTATAATCAGTTACAACAAAAGTAAATATCATATGATGaaatcaaaattattaatagatGTATTTTTTAGTTCTCCAAGtgcgttttttttttcaagacatttttttgttctaGAAAATGGGAtcgatatatattttttaatgggATTTTTAAGAATTATTAAAGTGTTTCTCAATGTTTCTTATGCAAAAACAGAACAAAGTTATATTTTGACAAATACTGAAATAAAAGTTATTCGTATTATACTAGGAGTATTACTATTATGTAATGCCTTTGCTTCAACTCTTTACACTATACAAGGAATCCATCCATATAATATAGACAACCATGatctttattatattctaaaTAATTACTTAGattatttctatttttcAATCATATCTATTTCTACAGTTGGTTATGGGGATATCATTCCTACTAATAAATTAAGTAGGGttgtttgtatattttttatattttggaCATTTATTTGGGTTCCAATACAATTTAATGATTTAATTATTTCGATTTTCTGCAAAAAAGAGACACATGGAAAACTTAGTATGAATAatcaaaaattaattttactAATTGGTGATATTCAACCTGAACAATtaaatacttttttttttgaatcaGTAGCATATGggaataaattaaaatttcaCATACTAACTACCTATcctataaatttatatgaagaacaaataaaaatagcagATAACTATTGTATATCaatatacattaaaaattttgatttaaatgaaaaacatAACACTAATCTATTATATAGTGTCAATGCGCAAAATGCTTActatatgtttttattttctaataaatttaataatggTCATTATAATATAGACACTAAATCTTTTACACGATTATTAATTTTAGCAAAGTTTTTACATGgggagaaaaaaaatgcagTTATTGAATTGCGAAATAAATGTGTATCTAATATAGTTAAATCAATAGGGTGTGAGCATTTTCCTATTGTTAATCTAAAATATTCTTTAATAGTTAAAAATTTAGTATGTCCTGGatttataacttttttatCTAATTTATTTACAGCGTAtgattataatgaaaatccttattattttaataatagtaaatatttacattcttttaattttatagcCGAGTTTAATAAAGGATCTATAGCAAAGATATTTTCTTTTGCTGTTCATGATAATATGATTGGGTTAAATTTTGACAAATTATTTtacaaattatatgaatCTTTGGGTATTTTACTTATAGGAATTGAATCTTCTCACATGAATAATAACCATTTTgtatattcaaataaaaaaaggtttaattttttctttgaAAATATGGATAGAAGTATGATTAAGGGAAACAGAATACGTGAGCGAACTAGGCGAACAGGACAAATAGGGGgacataaaaaattgaaattCAAACTTGTATATTTGTGCTTTCTAAAAAGGTATCTTAATTCACTTAGTAGAAATAACTGCAATAATGCCAAAATGGTTACTATATTAAATGGTAAGAAAAATAACTCGAAAATGAACAAGccgaataaaaaaatttatttaaaagaaatCCCTAATTTGTTAGAAATGTTAAACAATCATGTGCAGCATACgaaaaaatcaaatttaaGCACACCAATGTGTAATAATGGTATAAAGGAATCTTATaaagagaaaaataaaaaaagttatcattatataattGACACGAACAACATTAATGTAgcgtataaaaataatattccaGAAAAGGGAAAGAAAGACAGGGGGggaatatatatagataataaaaatactaatGATATATGTATCCGTACAAATGAAAGTTACAAAAACAATAAGTTAAGGAATCGACGCCCCAAAAATGGAAAACCTTATCTtggaatattaaaaaattgtaacgACGAATTAATtcacacaaaaaaaatgaataattattatgaGAGTTACAGCAACAAtagtaatataaatgaaatatgtatcccaaataaaagaaatggGAAACCAAAATGCTATTTGAATTTATTAGGGAAAAACTATCTCAtgaaagaaaatgataaatgtATAGTTCTTGCAAACTCGAAGAaagttataaattatttatcaaaggccaaaaatttattttggtTATTTGAAATTAACAGTACAAAAATAGATAAAGTTACATATGATTTAAAATCGATcataaaaacaaaacaatGTTTTAACAAAATTCCTACTTCTAatttagtaaaaaatattcccATTATGccaaatatgaaaaataagtCTATAATCAATAAGCATGATTCAAAAATAATGCCGATGGATTATTATGATCTATTCAATGCCTATAAAAGTTTTCGAGTTTTTcctcaaaaaaattatggaataactaaaaatatgttaagaGTGTCCTACAAAGAAAATTTTAACAACGGTATTAATAACAATAGAAGTATCAGTGATAGAATTAGCGATGATAGGAGTAATAGTAGTAGTTTGTCCAAAATCAGTATGGATAAGAACACATTGTCTTTAACTAAAATTTCTAATGAAAATAGCCATATATATCCAAActcaaataataattacacTGTAAATTATGAGCATAGTGATCAATCTTTTTTCAAAGGATGTGTAAATTGGGGGGGTTGCAACAATGGAAACACAAGTATACGTGAAAATGCGCAAAATGAAGTAGATGTAATGAATAGTGTGATTAAAATGGAAGCAGATAAATATACTTTTGAGGTTAATCTAAATGATACCATATTGGTggaaaatgattataatgtacttcaaaaaaataatattaacaattttgcttcaataaaaaaaagtaatagcaatagtaataataataacaaatgcGAACAGATAAAGCAGTTAAATAATAACCTCACGTTtataaaaaacgaaaaaaaaacaaaaagtaataaaaaaaacactaATGATATCTTAGAAAGGGGGAAAAATGGTGTTGCCTATTCTTATTTGGATGCGTaccaaaaatattttgttcatagtccaaaaaataaaaaattattactattaataaattatacttCAAATATAATACAGCTAGTTAAGTTGATAAATAAAACGTgcaaatataacataattatATTGACAAGTGAAATATCAAGTATTAATAtacatcatatatataatgttgtttttataaaatgtaaaaCTATGGATGACTATAGCTTATTAAATGCCGGATTGCTTCAAGCAGaatacatattaattttacCAACAGAAGttaatgatataaatgaaattaatgaaatagacatgaataatataatattaacacGAAAAATTACATACttgctaaaaaaaaaaaaaaaaaattattttataaataatataatcacGGAATTGATTAACCCtacaaatattatttttcttgaagaaaataatatgataaaaatgactGAAAAAAAATCGTCTTATAGTGATTTCTTTCCTTACATTAACTCTACTCAATTTTATAGTAGTAATATAATTTCTGAAACAATGCTGTATAATTTTATGGCCCATCATAAAAGTTTCACAAAATTTCCAGTGTCTAATAACACATTAAAATGTTTAATAAAAGATATTAACATAATTTATGTGTGTGAATTAAGGAAATATTCTGACTtctcttttaaaaaaattaaaacatttCGTGATCTTTTCCTTTTcttatcaaaaaaatgtattatagcAATAGCTTTATATAGAAAAGGAGACAAGCATGTCCCCTTTTATATTTACACAAAACCTTGCGAAAATTGTTTAATACGATTTGATGATATTGTTTATGTTTTGTAG
- a CDS encoding plasmepsin VIII, putative, which produces MNKFFVFPLLLILNSIVLVKSLTENLRVSRYSKPGISTIILKGGYINRQFIGEISIGNPPQSFKVLFDTGSTNLWIPSKNCYAKACYNKKKYDYNISKNYRISSQKNPVNIFFGTGKVQIAYATDDIHLGSIKVRNQEFGIANYMSDDPFSDMQFDGLFGLGISEDIKRKGLIYDNIPRNSSRKNVFSIYYPKSVDDNGAITFGGYDKKYIEPNSNIDWFVVSSKKYWTIKMTGIKINGLFLEICSGNIEGYCDAVIDTGTSSIAGPKNDLILLTKLLNPVKSCQNKTLLKNFSFVFLDENGVEKEYELTSNDYIVNSFKVDPILKTPCNFAFMPINISSPNGYLYILGQVFLQKYYAIFEKDNMRIGLAKSI; this is translated from the exons atgaataaattttttgtctttcctttattgttaattttaaattCTATTGTTCTTGTAAAGTCGTTAACAGAGAATTTACGGGTATCTAGATATAGCAAACCAG gaaTTTCAACAATAATACTGAAAGGAGGTTACATTAATAGACA ATTTATTGGGGAAATAAGCATTGGTAATCCTCCTCAATCATTTAAGGTTTTATTTGACACTG GTAGTACCAATTTATGGATTCCTTCAAAAAATTGCTATGCAAAAGCttgttataataaaaaaaagtatgaCTATAATATATCTAAAAATTATAGAATATCCTCCCAAAAAAATCCtgtgaatattttttttggaacGGGTAAAGTTCAGATTGCTTATGCTACCGATGATATACACCTAGGAAGTATTaa AGTTAGGAATCAGGAATTTGGAATAGCAAATTATATGTCCGACGACCCTTTTTCTGATATgc aATTTGATGGACTATTTGGATTAGGCATTTCAGAGgatataaaaagaaaaggaCTAATATATGACAATATACCAAGGAATAGTTCTAGAAAAAATGTTTTCTCCATTTACTATCCTAAAAGCGTTGATGATAATGGGGCAATTACATTTGGTGGATATGACAAAAA ATATATTGAGCCGAATTCGAATATAGATTGGTTTGTTGTTTCGTCTAAAAAGTATTGGACCATAAAAATG AcaggaataaaaattaatggtTTGTTTTTGGAAATATGCTCAGGGAATATAg AAGGATATTGTGATGCTGTAATTGATACAGGAACATCGAGTATTGCAGGACCAAAAAATG acttaatattattaactaAATTATTAAATCCTGTAAAATCATGCCAAAATAAAACACTATTAAAAAACTTTTCTTTCGTTTTTTTGGACGAAAATg GTGTAGAGAAAGAATATGAATTAACATCAAACGATTATATTGTTAATTCGTTTAAAGTTGACCCAATTTTAAAAACCCCATGCAATTTTGCATTTATGCCAATTAATATATCATCACCTAAtggatatttatat ATTCTTGGCCAagtatttttacaaaaatattatgcaaTATTTGAAAAGGACAATATGAGAATCG gccTAGCTAAATCGATATAA